One segment of Ricinus communis isolate WT05 ecotype wild-type chromosome 8, ASM1957865v1, whole genome shotgun sequence DNA contains the following:
- the LOC8263163 gene encoding uncharacterized protein LOC8263163, whose translation MGISVSKRVKAGVANSSEFDSACDSAYNQCLSLTQHAFQGVLPYQLPTASSLIHTAITTTAHKNNLILKWVPSPPTRTQIDSALRVVQLSNKKDEHEQEVILGWPQFKEWAVVLYTEAVVGNAGKAVLTRVPLGAAGIVGIGAVTRSGINLVGPAIGVYALGVATSIYLSLRG comes from the coding sequence ATGGGGATATCGGTGTCTAAACGAGTGAAAGCTGGAGTCGCCAACTCGAGCGAGTTCGACTCAGCTTGTGACTCAGCCTACAATCAGTGTCTCTCACTAACCCAACACGCTTTCCAAGGAGTCTTACCATACCAACTACCAACAGCCTCTAGTCTAATCCACACCGCCATTACCACCACCGCTCACAAAAACAATCTCATCCTCAAGTGGGTTCCGTCTCCTCCAACCCGGACCCAAATAGACTCCGCTCTTCGGGTCGTCCAGCTCAGCAACAAGAAAGACGAGCATGAGCAGGAGGTGATCTTGGGGTGGCCCCAGTTTAAGGAGTGGGCGGTGGTGCTTTACACGGAGGCTGTTGTGGGCAATGCTGGAAAGGCGGTTTTGACTAGAGTACCTCTTGGAGCCGCTGGAATTGTCGGGATTGGAGCTGTGACTAGGTCGGGGATCAATTTGGTTGGGCCGGCGATTGGTGTTTACGCGCTCGGTGTTGCCACTTCTATTTATCTAAGTTTGCGTGGTTAA